In Arsenicicoccus dermatophilus, a genomic segment contains:
- a CDS encoding NUDIX hydrolase produces the protein MSAEPSAPRPPWLDHLVDRMGATPPSYYSRFLPPEAGAGRRAGVLVLVGPRADDPARQDVLLTERAHTMRSYAGQVSFPGGSLEPGEDVVAAALRESHEEVGLRPETVEVLASVPELYMPHRDFGVTPVVAWWRDPHPVAAVDPGEVAAVLRAPLDELVDPANRFTVTHPSGYRGPAFAVDGLLVWGFTAGVLTQLLSLAGLDRPWDRTRHEPLPERMWG, from the coding sequence GTGAGCGCAGAGCCCTCGGCGCCGCGACCGCCCTGGCTCGACCACCTGGTGGACCGGATGGGTGCGACGCCGCCGTCCTACTACTCCCGCTTCCTGCCGCCCGAGGCCGGTGCCGGACGCCGGGCCGGCGTGCTCGTGCTCGTCGGGCCCCGCGCCGACGACCCCGCGCGCCAGGACGTGCTGCTCACCGAGCGCGCCCACACGATGCGCTCCTATGCCGGGCAGGTGTCCTTCCCGGGCGGCTCGCTGGAGCCCGGCGAGGACGTGGTCGCGGCCGCGCTGCGCGAGTCCCACGAGGAGGTCGGCCTCCGCCCGGAGACGGTGGAGGTGCTCGCCAGCGTCCCCGAGCTCTACATGCCGCACCGCGACTTCGGCGTCACCCCGGTCGTGGCCTGGTGGCGCGACCCGCACCCGGTCGCGGCGGTCGACCCCGGCGAGGTGGCCGCGGTGCTGCGCGCACCCCTCGACGAGCTGGTCGACCCTGCCAACCGGTTCACCGTCACCCACCCCAGCGGCTACCGGGGCCCGGCCTTCGCGGTCGACGGGCTCCTCGTCTGGGGCTTCACCGCAGGGGTGCTCACCCAGCTGCTGTCGCTGGCCGGGCTGGACCGGCCCTGGGACCGGACCCGCCACGAGCCGCTGCCCGAGCGGATGTGGGGCTGA
- a CDS encoding MarP family serine protease, whose translation MDPLVLDALVVLLLVLTAVAGWRSGLVLSASATFGFLLGAVVGMWALPPLLGHVGALHDSVPLRIGTLSLGVLLLGSVGQVAMSVLGSMVRDRVRLRPAQLVDALAGAVAALVVVAGLVWFAGDALRVAAPGEIARTVAASRVLRTIDEVMPPAASRAFTGFRQQLEATEFPRVFDGIAAEPIVSAEPPDPRVVRTPGVIAAARSVVQVVGDAVDCRREQDGSGWVSAPERVVTNAHVVAGTDRVRVRIGGTGRRYLATVVAFDPKLDLAVLAVPGLPAPPLSTAPALPARRSVVVAGFPGGGPYRLGAGRVRSVMAASGSDIYGRSGVVRQVYSVYAAVRPGNSGGPLLTTDGAVAGTVFATSVDDPSTGYALTSSATRAVVAAAVTAHRPVDTGVCTTR comes from the coding sequence GTGGACCCGCTCGTCCTGGACGCGCTCGTCGTCCTGCTCCTCGTGCTCACCGCCGTCGCCGGGTGGCGCAGCGGTCTGGTGCTGTCCGCCAGCGCGACCTTCGGCTTCCTCCTCGGCGCGGTGGTGGGGATGTGGGCCCTGCCCCCGCTGCTCGGTCATGTCGGTGCGCTGCACGACAGCGTCCCGCTGCGCATCGGCACGCTGTCGCTGGGGGTGCTCCTGCTCGGCTCGGTGGGCCAGGTCGCCATGTCCGTGCTCGGCTCGATGGTCCGGGACCGGGTGCGGCTGCGCCCCGCGCAGCTCGTGGACGCCCTGGCCGGGGCGGTGGCGGCCCTCGTCGTCGTGGCCGGCCTCGTGTGGTTCGCGGGTGACGCCCTGCGCGTGGCCGCCCCCGGCGAGATCGCCCGCACGGTCGCGGCCTCACGGGTGCTGCGCACGATCGACGAGGTCATGCCCCCGGCGGCCAGCCGGGCCTTCACGGGCTTCCGGCAGCAGCTGGAGGCGACGGAGTTCCCGCGCGTCTTCGACGGGATCGCGGCGGAGCCCATCGTGTCGGCCGAGCCGCCCGACCCCCGCGTCGTCCGGACCCCGGGGGTGATCGCCGCCGCCCGATCGGTCGTCCAGGTGGTCGGCGACGCCGTCGACTGCCGCCGGGAGCAGGACGGCAGCGGGTGGGTGTCGGCCCCCGAGCGGGTCGTCACCAACGCCCACGTCGTCGCCGGCACCGACCGGGTGCGGGTGCGGATCGGCGGCACCGGTCGGCGCTACCTCGCCACCGTCGTGGCCTTCGACCCCAAGCTGGACCTCGCCGTCCTGGCCGTGCCGGGCCTGCCCGCCCCGCCGTTGTCGACCGCGCCCGCCCTGCCGGCCCGGCGCTCGGTCGTGGTGGCGGGATTCCCCGGCGGCGGCCCTTACCGCCTCGGGGCGGGGCGCGTCCGCTCGGTGATGGCGGCCAGCGGGTCGGACATCTACGGCCGGTCCGGGGTGGTCCGCCAGGTCTACTCGGTGTATGCCGCGGTGCGCCCCGGCAACTCCGGCGGCCCGCTGCTGACCACCGACGGCGCGGTCGCGGGAACGGTCTTCGCCACCTCGGTGGACGACCCGAGCACCGGCTACGCGCTGACCTCCTCGGCCACCCGTGCGGTCGTGGCGGCCGCGGTCACGGCGCACCGGCCGGTCGACACCGGCGTCTGCACCACCCGCTGA
- a CDS encoding alpha/beta fold hydrolase, translating into MTDGTMRDAASTLVEGPWRHRFVSANGARFHVAELGAGPLVVLLHDFPEFWWAWRHQVVPLAEAGWRVAVLDLRGFGASDKPPVGYDTFTSASDVACVVRSLGEDSAAVVGQGLGAWIAWAMPSLEPEVTRAVVALGCPHPLALRAASLTLPTQIQAGRTFAGLQRPFVPERQMSDPASGYVARVLSEWSAPGATWLSPDISRRYADQMALPFVAHSAAEYYRWMARSQLWISGQRWARALRRPIQVPVLHLHGAEDRAVLPATIGGSARHTAAGLDAHVLPGAGHFLAEEAPEQVTAHLVSWLAGHAR; encoded by the coding sequence ATGACCGACGGCACCATGCGCGACGCCGCCAGCACCCTCGTGGAGGGTCCCTGGCGGCATCGTTTCGTGTCGGCCAACGGCGCCCGCTTCCACGTGGCGGAGCTCGGGGCCGGTCCCCTCGTGGTGCTGCTCCACGACTTCCCGGAGTTCTGGTGGGCCTGGCGGCACCAGGTCGTCCCCCTCGCCGAGGCCGGGTGGCGGGTCGCGGTGCTGGACCTGCGCGGCTTCGGCGCCAGCGACAAGCCACCCGTGGGCTACGACACCTTCACCTCCGCCTCCGACGTGGCCTGCGTGGTCCGCTCGTTGGGCGAGGACTCGGCCGCCGTCGTCGGCCAGGGGCTCGGCGCCTGGATCGCCTGGGCCATGCCCTCCCTGGAGCCGGAGGTCACGCGCGCAGTCGTCGCCCTCGGCTGCCCCCACCCGCTGGCGTTGCGGGCCGCGTCGCTGACCCTGCCCACCCAGATCCAGGCCGGGCGGACCTTCGCGGGCCTGCAGCGGCCCTTCGTCCCGGAGCGTCAGATGAGCGACCCCGCGTCCGGCTACGTCGCCCGGGTGCTGTCCGAGTGGTCCGCGCCGGGCGCGACCTGGCTGTCCCCCGACATCAGCCGGCGGTATGCCGACCAGATGGCCCTGCCCTTCGTGGCCCACTCGGCCGCCGAGTACTACCGCTGGATGGCGCGCTCGCAGCTGTGGATCTCCGGGCAGCGGTGGGCCCGGGCCCTGCGCCGCCCGATCCAGGTGCCGGTGCTGCACCTGCACGGCGCCGAGGACCGCGCGGTGCTCCCGGCGACGATCGGGGGTTCGGCCCGGCACACGGCTGCCGGGCTGGACGCGCACGTCCTGCCGGGAGCGGGTCACTTCCTGGCCGAGGAGGCCCCCGAGCAGGTCACCGCCCACCTGGTGAGCTGGCTGGCGGGGCACGCCCGCTGA
- a CDS encoding phage holin family protein yields the protein MSTSYNEQEHEARRAVRDQEARSYADTHPTTARTIGQLVADATQDVSSIIRNEIQLAKSEMKTDVTKAGKGIAMFAVAGVMAFLGLIFLLHTLAWALIGLGLAAWLAYLVVTLILFAVAGALAMVGKKSLTKLNVKPERTIRNAQETVQALKPAKPAPTGAGTNPAAYTGTTHATAASSTTYGTDGGSVTAYGAHADDTQVYDSRSHETVTYDATGQDGGAHRTDV from the coding sequence ATGTCGACGTCCTACAACGAGCAGGAGCACGAGGCCCGCCGCGCCGTCCGCGACCAGGAGGCCCGGTCCTACGCCGATACCCACCCGACCACCGCGCGCACCATCGGTCAGCTCGTCGCCGATGCCACGCAGGACGTCTCGAGCATCATCCGCAACGAGATCCAGCTGGCCAAGTCGGAGATGAAGACCGACGTCACCAAGGCCGGCAAGGGCATCGCGATGTTCGCCGTCGCCGGCGTCATGGCCTTCCTGGGCCTGATCTTCCTGCTCCACACCCTCGCCTGGGCGCTCATCGGGCTGGGTCTGGCCGCGTGGCTGGCCTACCTCGTCGTGACGCTCATCCTGTTCGCCGTCGCCGGCGCGCTCGCCATGGTGGGCAAGAAGTCGCTGACCAAGCTCAACGTCAAGCCCGAGCGCACCATCCGCAACGCGCAGGAGACGGTGCAGGCGCTCAAGCCCGCCAAGCCCGCCCCGACCGGTGCGGGCACCAACCCGGCGGCCTACACCGGCACCACGCACGCCACGGCTGCGAGCTCGACGACCTACGGCACCGACGGCGGCAGCGTCACCGCCTACGGCGCCCACGCCGACGACACCCAGGTCTACGACTCCCGCTCCCACGAGACGGTGACCTACGACGCCACCGGCCAGGACGGCGGCGCCCACCGCACCGACGTCTGA
- a CDS encoding YwiC-like family protein: protein MSPRGGRRRSPGWVPQQHGAWAMLLVPAATGSTVLVRDHGWRWAALPVLAITLVGYLLLNATTLWLKSRRKARYLPPVRAYAAATAVLGLVTLLLAPALAGWLALAAPLVGVALLLAARRQDRALASGLVTVTTACLVTPVLWSAGLAGRAPLGALTAVGDAVRDPGLRRATGVLALTTVAQLAYFVGTVAYVKTMIRERGDRGWLVGSVAYHAVCTVALLAAALLGLPSLVHPLARWGLVALLGLATARAALMPLLGARPGRTITPMQVGLLELGFSATLLACCLAL, encoded by the coding sequence GTGAGTCCCCGCGGCGGCCGGCGGCGCTCCCCCGGCTGGGTGCCGCAGCAGCACGGCGCCTGGGCGATGCTCCTGGTCCCCGCCGCCACGGGCAGCACCGTGCTCGTCCGCGACCACGGCTGGCGGTGGGCGGCGCTGCCCGTCCTCGCCATCACGCTGGTCGGCTACCTGCTGCTCAACGCCACGACCTTGTGGCTCAAGTCCCGACGCAAGGCCCGTTATCTGCCGCCCGTGCGCGCTTATGCCGCCGCCACGGCGGTCCTCGGCCTGGTCACGCTGCTGCTCGCCCCCGCCCTGGCCGGGTGGCTCGCCCTCGCGGCGCCCCTCGTCGGGGTCGCCCTGCTCCTCGCCGCACGACGCCAGGACCGGGCCCTGGCCAGCGGCCTGGTCACCGTGACCACGGCCTGCCTGGTCACCCCGGTCCTGTGGAGCGCCGGCCTGGCCGGCCGTGCTCCGCTGGGCGCCCTCACGGCCGTCGGCGACGCGGTGCGGGATCCGGGCCTGCGGCGCGCCACCGGTGTGCTCGCCCTCACGACCGTGGCCCAGCTGGCGTACTTCGTCGGGACCGTGGCCTACGTCAAGACGATGATCCGCGAGCGCGGCGACCGGGGCTGGCTCGTCGGGTCGGTGGCCTACCACGCGGTGTGCACGGTCGCGCTGCTGGCGGCGGCGCTCCTCGGCCTGCCCTCGCTGGTGCACCCGCTCGCCCGCTGGGGCCTGGTCGCGCTGCTGGGGCTCGCCACGGCGCGGGCGGCCCTGATGCCGCTGCTGGGCGCGCGTCCGGGACGCACGATCACCCCGATGCAGGTGGGTCTGCTGGAGCTCGGGTTCAGCGCGACGCTGCTGGCCTGCTGCCTGGCCCTGTGA
- the nhaA gene encoding Na+/H+ antiporter NhaA — protein sequence MPLSDQPETPTPHVSHPDSSSRPRRAPQVPAQRPALRHEHPRLFSRGSWREAQRIAAALRTETVGGALLLTAALAALVWANSPWREAYASLRDRHLAVPGIGLDLSLGHWAADGLLAIFFFVAGVELKHEFTEGDLSDRRRAAVPVAAACAGVALPALIFTGTALLHGGDAAVLRGWAIPTATDIAFALAVLAVIGTHLPSALRSFLLTLAVVDDLIAITIIAVAYTSSLQMVPLALALVPLGAFALATRRGWTSPWILIPLAVLTWGLVHGSGIHATVAGVLLGLVTPVDVGGRLEHVVRPVSAGFAVPLFAFFAAGVTVGGGGLGEAVRDPAAQGVVLALVLGKLLGIFGATWLLARFTRAELDSDITWSDLLGLSLLAGIGFTVSLLVGELAYGTGSPRDDHVKLAVLLGSLLSALLAGVVLRRRNRHYREVEARESSDEDQDGVPDVYQTDGSHLVTPRPTGPAA from the coding sequence ATGCCGCTGTCCGACCAGCCCGAGACCCCCACCCCGCACGTCTCCCACCCCGACTCGTCCTCCCGGCCCCGACGCGCCCCGCAGGTCCCGGCCCAGCGCCCCGCCCTGCGGCACGAGCACCCGCGACTGTTCTCCCGGGGCAGCTGGCGCGAGGCCCAACGGATCGCCGCTGCCCTGCGCACCGAGACCGTCGGCGGCGCCCTGCTGCTCACCGCCGCGCTGGCCGCGCTGGTCTGGGCCAACTCGCCCTGGCGCGAGGCCTATGCCAGCCTGCGGGACCGGCACCTGGCCGTGCCGGGTATCGGGCTGGACCTGTCCCTCGGCCACTGGGCCGCCGACGGGCTGCTCGCGATCTTCTTCTTCGTCGCGGGGGTCGAGCTCAAGCACGAGTTCACCGAGGGCGACCTGTCCGACCGCCGACGGGCCGCCGTCCCCGTGGCTGCCGCGTGCGCCGGGGTGGCGCTGCCCGCACTGATCTTCACCGGGACCGCGCTCCTGCACGGCGGCGACGCCGCGGTGCTGCGCGGGTGGGCGATCCCCACCGCGACCGACATCGCCTTCGCGCTCGCGGTGCTGGCCGTGATCGGCACCCACCTGCCGTCGGCCCTGCGGTCCTTCCTGCTGACCCTGGCGGTCGTGGACGACCTGATCGCCATCACCATCATCGCGGTCGCCTATACCTCCTCCCTGCAGATGGTCCCCCTGGCCCTCGCCCTCGTGCCGCTGGGCGCCTTCGCCCTCGCGACCCGCCGCGGCTGGACCTCCCCCTGGATCCTCATCCCGCTCGCGGTCCTCACCTGGGGCCTGGTGCACGGCTCCGGCATCCACGCCACCGTGGCCGGCGTCCTGCTCGGCCTGGTCACCCCGGTCGACGTGGGCGGGCGGCTGGAGCACGTGGTCCGGCCGGTCTCGGCGGGCTTCGCCGTGCCGCTGTTCGCGTTCTTCGCGGCCGGGGTGACCGTCGGCGGCGGAGGTCTCGGCGAGGCCGTGCGCGACCCGGCCGCCCAGGGCGTGGTGCTGGCCCTCGTCCTCGGCAAGCTGCTCGGCATCTTCGGCGCGACCTGGCTGCTGGCCCGCTTCACCAGGGCCGAGCTCGACAGCGACATCACCTGGTCCGACCTGCTCGGCCTGTCCCTGCTCGCCGGGATCGGCTTCACCGTGTCCCTGCTGGTCGGCGAGCTGGCCTATGGCACGGGCTCCCCGCGCGACGACCACGTCAAGCTCGCCGTGCTCCTCGGGTCCCTGCTCTCGGCCCTCCTCGCCGGGGTCGTGCTGCGCCGCCGCAACCGGCACTACCGCGAGGTCGAGGCCCGGGAGAGCTCCGACGAGGACCAGGACGGCGTCCCGGACGTCTACCAGACCGACGGGTCGCACCTGGTGACCCCGCGGCCGACCGGACCCGCCGCGTGA